From a region of the Latilactobacillus sakei genome:
- a CDS encoding aspartate 4-decarboxylase — MDKIDVTKLTQMSNFEVAALFYKYALTNSRGLRAINVGRGNPNWINTQARFAFNRIVEFGMKESLQTINLDDGNLAGYTDQTGIAERFNQFLDGDNPVDTFLKQALAYTRDVMHINQDELVFEWVDGVIGNHYPEPSRSLVNVEKILNRYLEVNLYRGEHLSDKTKVFPTEGGTAAMVYLFNELKVSHILEAGDTIAINTPIFTPYLQIPELNEFKLQEFNVSSDESDDWQLVDHKFEELKDPNVKAFFVVNPTNPTSRAFSDHALDKLKEVVEANPNLVIITDDVYGTFVDDFKTIYSVVPHNTLLVYSFSKLYGATGQRIGLIAMHDDNIFDKLIEEMTAEDPVIREAFRKRYSYVTNKPHEMSFIDRTVADSRNIGLYHAAGLSTPQQITMALFSLTNLIYEGREDPYVTASKEIVSHRYKAFWESLGLVVKTTEENAEYYTVFSIYKLAESKYSKDFRAYLEQNCNHLTFEWRLAAEYGVVVMDGAGMGTKAGYLRISLANRPDKDYETVGGRISDLLASYYTEYLQSKA, encoded by the coding sequence ATGGATAAAATTGATGTAACAAAATTAACCCAGATGTCGAACTTTGAAGTCGCAGCACTATTTTATAAATACGCGTTGACAAATAGTCGCGGTTTGCGAGCGATTAACGTTGGACGTGGTAATCCAAATTGGATTAATACCCAAGCGAGATTTGCCTTTAACCGGATTGTTGAGTTTGGGATGAAGGAATCCTTACAAACGATTAACTTAGATGATGGGAATCTTGCTGGCTACACCGATCAAACAGGTATCGCGGAACGCTTCAATCAGTTCTTAGATGGTGATAATCCAGTGGATACTTTTTTGAAGCAGGCCTTGGCTTATACCCGAGACGTCATGCATATCAATCAAGATGAGCTGGTCTTTGAGTGGGTTGATGGCGTTATTGGCAACCATTATCCTGAACCTTCACGCAGCTTAGTGAATGTTGAAAAGATTTTAAACCGGTATTTAGAAGTAAATCTCTACCGGGGAGAACACCTATCGGATAAGACGAAGGTCTTTCCAACTGAAGGTGGGACAGCTGCCATGGTTTACCTCTTTAATGAACTAAAGGTCAGCCATATTTTAGAGGCGGGTGATACGATTGCGATTAATACGCCCATCTTTACACCATACCTACAGATTCCAGAACTAAATGAATTTAAACTACAAGAGTTTAACGTTAGTTCTGATGAATCTGATGATTGGCAATTGGTCGATCATAAATTTGAAGAGTTAAAGGATCCAAATGTTAAAGCCTTTTTCGTGGTAAACCCAACTAACCCAACTTCTAGAGCTTTTAGTGACCATGCATTAGATAAGTTGAAAGAAGTTGTGGAAGCCAATCCCAACCTCGTGATTATTACGGACGATGTTTATGGGACGTTTGTCGATGATTTTAAGACCATCTACTCAGTTGTGCCACATAATACATTGTTAGTGTACTCATTCTCTAAATTATATGGCGCAACTGGCCAACGGATTGGTTTAATCGCGATGCATGACGATAACATTTTCGATAAATTGATTGAAGAAATGACTGCAGAAGATCCGGTTATTAGAGAAGCTTTCCGGAAACGGTATTCGTACGTCACGAATAAACCACACGAAATGAGTTTTATCGATCGGACGGTAGCGGATAGCCGAAACATTGGTTTATATCATGCAGCTGGCTTATCAACACCACAACAAATTACCATGGCACTTTTTAGTTTGACGAACCTGATTTACGAAGGACGAGAAGATCCGTATGTGACAGCATCTAAGGAAATTGTGAGTCATCGTTATAAGGCCTTTTGGGAATCACTGGGATTAGTCGTTAAGACAACCGAAGAAAATGCGGAATACTACACTGTTTTTAGTATCTATAAGTTAGCCGAGTCGAAATACTCTAAAGACTTCAGGGCATACTTGGAACAAAACTGTAATCATTTAACATTTGAATGGCGACTCGCAGCGGAATATGGGGTTGTTGTAATGGATGGTGCTGGGATGGGAACCAAGGCGGGGTACTTAAGAATTTCACTTGCTAACCGTCCAGATAAGGACTATGAAACAGTCGGTGGTCGGATTTCTGATTTACTGGCAAGCTACTATACTGAATACTTGCAATCTAAAGCATAA
- the trxA gene encoding thioredoxin, which produces MTQTITANNIEAFVAEEPLVILDFWADWCMPCKIMTPMIQELQAASNDAFKLGMVDVEDQPELAERYAIQSVPTLLIFKKGKATEKVTGAFPKEKLKRYLDKKIAESNHEG; this is translated from the coding sequence ATGACTCAAACAATTACAGCGAACAATATAGAGGCCTTTGTTGCTGAAGAACCGTTAGTTATTTTAGACTTTTGGGCGGACTGGTGCATGCCTTGTAAAATCATGACGCCAATGATTCAAGAATTACAGGCAGCTTCTAATGACGCATTTAAGCTCGGGATGGTGGATGTTGAAGATCAACCTGAATTAGCAGAACGATATGCCATTCAATCCGTACCAACCTTATTAATTTTCAAAAAGGGCAAAGCAACTGAAAAAGTAACGGGTGCTTTCCCTAAAGAAAAATTGAAACGGTATTTAGATAAGAAGATTGCAGAATCTAATCACGAAGGCTAA
- a CDS encoding Bcr/CflA family drug resistance efflux transporter: MHYSKSRIIWLSVLLGSLSAYGPLLVDMYLPAFPIMESDFHTSASMIQISLTMCLAGLAIGPIFMGAWSDRVGRKKPLVIGTSLAIIACFLSLVTHNIWLFFLLRFIQGLASSAGQVVTRAVAKDLFNGKQLTKFIALLMAINGIFPIISPLIGSLLLRYTSWQGIFGFIGGAGLLLLLGLIFGFKETHKLSPADQKATSTRLNVQTVFKDRPFICFVLIQGLVYGAMFCYISGSSFMLQNVFSLSKSTFSLIYGINGIGIILMAELSTVLINWFTELEQLKLGLIGGLIGGFCILISGLGPNKLWLALIGLFLVVSTLGLINAVVTSLALQRQGKQAGIASSVLGLGMYVFGIFLSPLVGIMGSYTYLPLAILILICECSALLLYRYVRRIV; encoded by the coding sequence ATGCATTATTCAAAATCAAGAATCATCTGGCTATCCGTTCTACTCGGCTCTTTGAGCGCTTATGGTCCCTTATTGGTCGATATGTATTTACCGGCATTTCCAATTATGGAATCTGATTTTCATACTTCCGCTTCCATGATTCAGATTAGTTTGACGATGTGCCTAGCGGGGTTAGCGATTGGCCCCATTTTCATGGGTGCCTGGAGTGATCGCGTCGGTCGCAAAAAACCGTTGGTGATTGGGACATCACTAGCCATTATCGCTTGTTTTCTATCACTTGTTACCCATAATATCTGGTTATTCTTTTTACTTAGATTTATCCAAGGGCTTGCAAGTTCTGCTGGCCAAGTGGTCACGCGGGCTGTTGCGAAGGATCTCTTTAACGGCAAACAACTGACTAAGTTTATCGCATTATTGATGGCCATTAACGGGATTTTCCCGATTATCTCACCGTTAATTGGTAGTCTACTATTACGTTATACTTCCTGGCAAGGTATCTTCGGTTTCATCGGTGGTGCCGGCTTACTCTTATTACTCGGTTTGATTTTCGGATTTAAAGAAACGCACAAGTTATCCCCAGCCGATCAAAAGGCAACCAGTACCCGACTCAATGTTCAAACAGTCTTTAAAGATCGGCCTTTTATCTGTTTCGTACTTATCCAAGGACTCGTCTACGGCGCAATGTTCTGTTATATTTCTGGCTCTAGTTTTATGTTACAAAACGTCTTTTCACTTTCAAAATCAACTTTTAGTCTTATCTACGGGATTAACGGGATTGGGATTATCCTAATGGCAGAATTATCAACCGTTCTGATTAACTGGTTCACCGAATTAGAACAACTAAAATTAGGCCTCATTGGCGGACTGATTGGCGGTTTCTGTATTTTGATCAGTGGCTTAGGCCCTAACAAACTTTGGTTAGCATTGATTGGTTTATTCCTAGTCGTTTCAACTCTTGGTCTTATCAATGCCGTTGTCACTTCCTTGGCACTTCAACGACAAGGGAAACAAGCCGGTATCGCTTCTTCGGTTTTAGGCTTAGGCATGTACGTCTTTGGCATCTTCTTATCACCACTTGTCGGAATTATGGGCAGTTATACTTATCTCCCACTAGCCATTCTTATTCTAATCTGTGAATGCAGCGCACTGTTACTCTATCGCTATGTGCGTCGTATTGTTTAA
- a CDS encoding threonine/serine exporter gives MPYWVQFIVQAVFSYFSTVAFGICINLPRRALVWCGIAGMLGWQVYWVLFNLGSGRMMANLFGALAVGIVGSILARYKRMPVIIFNIPGLVPLVPGGTAYRAVRNLVLGNISQAVTQSVSVVMVAGAIAVGFMFAQILADITRKRSSVPIWLSRH, from the coding sequence TTGCCATATTGGGTACAGTTCATTGTCCAAGCAGTTTTTAGTTATTTTTCAACAGTCGCGTTTGGAATCTGTATTAATTTACCGCGGCGCGCACTAGTTTGGTGTGGGATTGCAGGCATGCTTGGTTGGCAGGTTTATTGGGTACTGTTTAACCTTGGTAGTGGTCGGATGATGGCTAATTTATTCGGGGCGTTAGCTGTCGGGATTGTCGGGAGTATTTTAGCTCGCTATAAACGAATGCCCGTGATCATTTTTAATATTCCTGGCTTAGTGCCCTTGGTGCCGGGTGGTACTGCCTATCGGGCAGTTCGCAACCTAGTTTTAGGGAACATCTCACAAGCTGTTACCCAGAGTGTTTCGGTAGTGATGGTCGCAGGGGCGATTGCAGTCGGTTTTATGTTTGCCCAAATTCTAGCGGATATTACCAGAAAAAGAAGTAGTGTGCCGATTTGGCTTTCAAGACACTAA
- a CDS encoding L-cystine transporter, with the protein MTITYIVINIIIMLIMLFVLNKMARIHVKFSRRVFTALGVGILFGAILQLVFKTDSEVVKQTADWIGIVGNGYVSFLKMIVMPLVMVSIIQAITNLESSKGLGKMAGMVIGLLVFTTLIAATVGSVTSNVFDLNASSIQSGQVEKARSKELETKLGDVQEQTVPEKIVSFIPENPFMDMTGARPTSTLGVVIFSAFLGLAALQLRRKKPEQAETFNKIVNAFYAVIMRMVTLILRMTPYGVLALMTTTVAQTDVQGILNLGKFVIASYVALIIMFIVHFLLITFTGLNPINYIKKVIPTLIFAFTSRTSAGSIPMNIETQTKRLGVEEGIANLSASFGASIGQNGCAGVYPAMLAVMIAPTVGINPWSIGFLVKLILIVAISSFGVAGVGGGATFAALIVLSSMNLPVGLAGLLISIEPLIDMGRTALNVNGSMTVGVLTAQFLGKLDKHKFNDMTLTEDSDEVA; encoded by the coding sequence ATGACTATTACATATATTGTGATCAATATTATCATTATGTTGATCATGTTATTCGTTCTAAATAAGATGGCGCGGATTCACGTTAAATTCAGTCGACGGGTCTTCACGGCATTAGGTGTCGGTATTTTGTTTGGTGCTATTTTACAATTAGTTTTTAAAACCGACTCAGAAGTAGTGAAACAAACGGCCGATTGGATTGGGATTGTCGGAAACGGTTATGTATCATTCTTGAAGATGATTGTGATGCCGTTAGTCATGGTTTCCATCATTCAAGCCATTACTAACTTGGAATCGTCTAAGGGCTTAGGTAAAATGGCCGGAATGGTTATTGGTTTATTAGTTTTCACGACGTTAATTGCCGCAACTGTTGGTTCAGTGACGTCAAACGTGTTTGATTTAAATGCGAGTTCCATTCAATCAGGACAGGTTGAAAAGGCTCGTTCAAAAGAATTAGAAACAAAATTAGGGGATGTCCAAGAACAAACCGTCCCTGAAAAGATTGTTAGCTTCATTCCAGAAAATCCATTTATGGATATGACTGGTGCACGACCAACGTCAACTTTAGGGGTTGTTATTTTCTCAGCTTTCTTGGGTTTAGCAGCCTTACAATTACGGCGGAAGAAACCGGAACAAGCAGAGACGTTTAATAAAATCGTCAATGCCTTTTACGCCGTTATCATGCGAATGGTTACTTTAATCTTGAGAATGACACCGTACGGGGTTTTGGCATTAATGACAACGACGGTGGCCCAAACAGATGTCCAAGGTATCTTGAATCTAGGGAAGTTCGTAATCGCCTCATACGTTGCTTTAATTATCATGTTTATCGTTCATTTCCTATTGATCACCTTTACGGGTTTAAACCCAATTAATTACATTAAAAAGGTTATTCCAACCTTAATCTTTGCCTTTACCTCACGGACAAGTGCGGGTTCAATTCCAATGAATATTGAAACCCAAACAAAACGTTTAGGGGTCGAAGAAGGGATTGCCAACTTGTCAGCTTCATTTGGGGCTTCAATTGGTCAAAACGGCTGTGCTGGTGTTTATCCAGCGATGTTAGCAGTTATGATTGCACCAACGGTTGGCATTAACCCTTGGAGCATTGGCTTCTTGGTTAAATTAATCTTAATTGTGGCGATCAGTTCATTCGGAGTTGCCGGTGTCGGTGGTGGCGCAACATTTGCCGCTTTGATCGTCCTTTCTTCAATGAATTTACCAGTTGGGTTAGCCGGTCTTTTAATCTCAATCGAACCATTAATCGATATGGGGCGGACAGCATTGAACGTTAATGGTTCAATGACTGTTGGGGTGTTGACGGCACAATTCCTAGGTAAATTAGATAAGCATAAGTTTAATGATATGACATTAACAGAAGATTCAGATGAAGTGGCATAA
- a CDS encoding CoA-disulfide reductase: MRTIIVGATAAGTSAAAKAKRMNPELEVVMYEMRDYVSFGACGLPYFVGEHFDNPNQMIARTPEAFAKQGIDVQLEHEVVAVDFDTQMITVRDLKTKQAKTEHYDQLMLATGATAVMPPFENGQLDNIYHLRTLADGEVLRQLGQTPEIQSVTVIGAGFIGLEIAEEFHQLGKKVRVIQLEDRVLPLAFDSELTEMMAADLRDNGIELRLSEAVQSFEGQSKVTGVVTDKGRYATDLVVVAAGIRPNTQFITDERLKKLKNGAIVVDQTGRTSIENVFAAGDNATVINSVTGEPMYSALATGANKLGRVVGVNLAGQQAQLPGMLNSAGVKLVTLEAGRTGLTSAQAQAAGIDYDTVLIHDKNHTDYYPGQSELTIKLVYKKADHVLIGGQIIGQKDAVLRVDVLATAIQAQMTTEQLGLLDLVYAPPFARTWDALNVAGNVAH, translated from the coding sequence ATGCGAACCATTATTGTAGGAGCAACAGCAGCCGGGACGAGTGCGGCCGCTAAAGCTAAACGAATGAACCCAGAATTAGAAGTTGTGATGTATGAGATGCGGGATTACGTCTCCTTTGGTGCTTGTGGCTTACCATACTTTGTCGGCGAGCATTTTGATAATCCTAACCAAATGATTGCTAGAACGCCGGAAGCTTTTGCTAAACAAGGCATCGACGTGCAATTAGAACACGAAGTCGTTGCGGTTGATTTCGATACACAGATGATTACTGTTCGTGATTTAAAAACAAAGCAGGCCAAAACAGAACATTACGATCAATTAATGTTAGCGACTGGGGCAACGGCAGTGATGCCACCATTTGAAAATGGTCAATTGGATAATATTTATCATTTACGGACGTTGGCTGATGGTGAAGTGCTCCGTCAGTTAGGTCAAACACCTGAAATTCAATCCGTAACGGTGATTGGTGCGGGCTTTATCGGTTTAGAAATTGCTGAAGAGTTCCATCAATTAGGTAAAAAAGTACGGGTTATCCAACTAGAAGATCGCGTCTTGCCACTTGCATTTGATTCAGAATTAACGGAGATGATGGCCGCTGATTTACGCGATAATGGGATCGAATTACGATTATCAGAAGCTGTTCAATCTTTTGAAGGACAATCGAAGGTAACGGGCGTTGTAACTGATAAAGGTCGCTACGCAACAGACTTAGTGGTTGTCGCAGCTGGGATTCGGCCTAATACACAATTTATCACGGATGAGCGGCTTAAAAAGCTTAAAAATGGTGCGATTGTCGTCGATCAAACAGGGCGGACATCAATCGAAAATGTTTTCGCAGCAGGCGATAATGCCACGGTAATTAACAGTGTGACCGGCGAGCCCATGTATTCTGCTTTAGCCACTGGTGCTAACAAGTTAGGTCGCGTTGTGGGCGTTAATTTAGCGGGGCAACAAGCACAATTACCAGGGATGCTAAATTCAGCCGGGGTCAAGTTAGTGACCCTTGAAGCTGGGCGGACAGGACTAACTTCTGCCCAAGCACAAGCAGCTGGCATTGATTACGATACTGTTTTGATCCACGATAAGAATCATACCGATTATTATCCAGGTCAATCAGAACTGACGATTAAATTAGTTTATAAAAAAGCAGATCATGTTTTAATCGGGGGTCAAATTATTGGGCAAAAGGATGCGGTCTTGCGAGTTGATGTACTCGCAACTGCCATTCAGGCACAAATGACAACTGAGCAATTAGGGTTATTAGACCTTGTCTATGCGCCACCATTTGCAAGAACTTGGGATGCATTAAATGTTGCCGGAAACGTGGCTCATTAG
- a CDS encoding cell surface protein, which produces MNNTKSLIALGSGILGVAGMSLISAGQANAATATVNYSAGATTVWTSPETGQTAKRYIFKGQSVNLLASQKVGAETWYRIGNGEWVPERYLTTAKETPKAQTDATKTIRVAFADGATTVWSTPTYTQPTGRYMTYGQTEGVVKTQTVSGEEWYQLANGGWIPARFTGEGQLKSTPVVKQAATPTQAPAQSTTAAKVVTPAAETVTSQSTSVATPAPVASSSVSESVASSTTVSESTAPVASESQAESVSTPVASSSVAESSSVTSESTAPVAESSVTSESTASAVESSVAPAQSSSATAVEVPAKETVESTPEATPIQAESATVSSTTPSTPVVESSTQQTTPKAPVQQSSVAESKPAVVESTKPTTPTQTTPTPAPTTPKPATPAPTTGNAQAVINLAMAQIGKPYVWGAHGPSSFDCSGLMDYVFQNAAGRSIGGWTVPQESAGYSVSLSSLQPGDLLFWGAQGSSYHVALYIGGGQYVHAPQPGENVKIGSMQYYTPSFAKRVF; this is translated from the coding sequence ATGAACAACACGAAGAGTTTAATTGCACTTGGTTCAGGTATCTTAGGAGTCGCTGGAATGAGTTTAATCAGTGCAGGACAAGCCAACGCCGCAACCGCAACAGTCAATTACTCAGCTGGCGCAACTACGGTTTGGACAAGTCCTGAGACTGGACAAACAGCTAAACGTTACATTTTTAAGGGGCAATCAGTTAATCTACTCGCTTCTCAAAAAGTGGGTGCTGAAACTTGGTATCGGATTGGTAACGGCGAATGGGTGCCAGAACGCTATTTGACGACTGCTAAGGAAACACCTAAAGCACAAACAGATGCTACTAAAACGATTCGTGTTGCTTTTGCGGATGGTGCCACAACTGTCTGGTCAACACCAACTTATACACAACCTACTGGCCGTTATATGACTTACGGTCAAACTGAAGGCGTTGTAAAAACACAAACTGTCTCAGGTGAAGAATGGTATCAATTAGCTAATGGTGGTTGGATTCCGGCTCGTTTTACAGGTGAAGGTCAATTGAAGAGCACCCCGGTTGTTAAGCAAGCAGCAACACCTACTCAAGCACCAGCTCAATCAACGACTGCTGCTAAGGTAGTGACGCCAGCCGCTGAAACAGTAACCTCACAAAGTACATCGGTAGCAACACCAGCGCCAGTTGCCTCATCATCAGTTTCAGAAAGTGTTGCTTCAAGTACAACTGTCTCAGAATCAACAGCACCGGTTGCATCAGAGAGTCAAGCTGAGTCTGTTTCGACACCAGTAGCCTCATCGTCCGTTGCTGAAAGTAGTAGTGTAACGTCAGAATCGACAGCGCCAGTTGCTGAAAGTAGTGTGACATCAGAATCAACAGCATCAGCGGTTGAAAGTTCAGTTGCACCAGCGCAAAGCTCATCTGCAACAGCCGTAGAAGTACCTGCTAAAGAAACGGTTGAATCAACACCAGAAGCGACACCAATTCAAGCAGAATCTGCGACTGTTTCATCAACGACACCTTCAACACCAGTTGTTGAAAGTAGTACCCAACAAACAACACCTAAAGCACCGGTACAACAATCGTCTGTTGCCGAAAGCAAACCAGCGGTTGTTGAAAGTACTAAACCAACAACGCCCACACAAACAACACCGACACCAGCGCCTACAACGCCAAAACCCGCAACACCAGCACCAACCACGGGTAATGCACAAGCTGTTATCAATTTAGCAATGGCTCAAATTGGTAAACCTTACGTTTGGGGTGCTCATGGCCCAAGTAGCTTTGATTGTTCTGGTTTGATGGATTATGTCTTCCAAAATGCAGCCGGTCGGAGTATCGGTGGCTGGACAGTCCCTCAAGAAAGTGCCGGTTATTCTGTTTCATTAAGCAGCTTACAACCTGGAGACTTATTATTCTGGGGTGCACAAGGTAGCTCATACCACGTTGCTTTATATATCGGTGGTGGCCAATACGTCCACGCACCACAACCAGGTGAAAATGTTAAAATTGGTTCAATGCAATATTACACACCAAGCTTTGCTAAACGTGTCTTCTAA
- a CDS encoding short-chain dehydrogenase: MKIFVIGAHGNIGQLLIPKLVAAGHIVSAGIRNEAQATEMTALGATPVSFDLTKQPKELAPLFADHDAIVFTAGSGGKTGDDQTLLVDLDGAVKSMAAAKIADVKRYVMVSALFVEDRAKWPESIKPYYAAKYYADHWLEFSGLDWTILRPGTLTNDAGTAQFTMQPTGGQVARADVAAMIKAVLEKPEQTIHHKYSFVNGDLPIQQAIEQAD, encoded by the coding sequence ATGAAAATATTTGTTATTGGTGCCCATGGTAACATCGGCCAATTACTAATCCCCAAACTCGTTGCAGCGGGCCACATCGTCTCTGCAGGTATCCGCAATGAGGCACAAGCAACTGAAATGACAGCATTAGGCGCAACCCCCGTTTCTTTTGACTTAACGAAACAACCTAAAGAGTTAGCACCTCTTTTTGCTGACCATGACGCCATCGTCTTTACTGCCGGTTCCGGTGGTAAAACTGGCGACGATCAAACGCTATTAGTCGATTTAGACGGCGCTGTTAAAAGTATGGCGGCTGCTAAAATCGCGGATGTGAAACGCTATGTCATGGTCAGTGCCCTCTTCGTTGAAGACCGCGCCAAGTGGCCAGAAAGTATCAAGCCTTATTATGCCGCTAAATACTATGCTGATCACTGGCTCGAATTTTCTGGTTTAGACTGGACAATCCTCAGACCCGGCACATTAACCAATGATGCTGGTACAGCGCAATTCACCATGCAACCAACTGGTGGACAAGTTGCCCGTGCTGATGTTGCAGCCATGATCAAAGCTGTCCTTGAAAAACCAGAACAAACAATCCACCACAAGTATTCATTTGTAAATGGTGACCTACCAATCCAACAAGCAATTGAACAAGCAGATTAG